Proteins found in one Chaetodon auriga isolate fChaAug3 chromosome 12, fChaAug3.hap1, whole genome shotgun sequence genomic segment:
- the LOC143328887 gene encoding excitatory amino acid transporter 1-like: MKDMLPSPNELTVLDSVEVTEPQENQTHNASMGYVSSRQNGSNVMAFLKRNAFVVLTMAAVALGIGLGFALRHINMSARSMRYLTLPGELMMRILQMMMLPLIISSLIAGVSSVDKKAYGKIGLRALSFYMVTTVIAAFTGITLAVLIRPGKSSRTAAVSSSGDADTVQAVDSFLDFLRNMIPSNLVEACFRKHKTVYSSRVSPGNVTNMTETSENNDRVPEQGTSDGVNILGLLFFSVAFGLTLGSMGTEGKPLRDVFECLNKTIMRLVHIVIWYCPVGTLFLLAGQIVKMTDAGEIGRGVAFYTLTVITGLLIHSLFTLPLIYFMITRKNPLRFMRGVLQALTTAFGTSSSSATLPVTLYCMENHHTMDKHVTRFMLPIGATMNMDGVALYECVAALFIAQINKMEFNLGQIIVLSLIVTATSTGAAGIPQAGMVSMLIVLSSVGLPKEDISLLLIFDWILDRLRTVTNVLGDCIGVGVVQHLSRHELQSFPL, from the exons ATGAAAGACATGCTGCCAAGCCCTAATGAACTGACTGTGTTGGACTCAGTAGAGGTTACAGAACCCCAGGAAAACCAAACACACAATGCATCCATGGGATATGTGTCATCACGCCAGAATGGATCTAATGTTATGGCTTTTCTCAAGAGAAATGCTTTTGTTGTTCTTACAATGGCTGCTGTTGCCTTAG GTATTGGCCTGGGCTTTGCTCtgagacacattaacatgtcAGCCAGGAGTATGAGATATTTAACCCTTCCTGGAGAACTGATGATGAGAATCCTGCAGATGATGATGCTTCCTCTCATCATTTCCAGTCTGATTGCAG GAGTGTCATCTGTGGACAAGAAGGCTTATGGGAAAATTGGGCTAAGGGCCCTCAGCTTTTACATGGTCACCACAGTTATTGCTGCGTTCACTGGCATCACCCTAGCTGTCCTGATCCGACCAGGGAAATCATCCAGGACGGCCGCAGTGTCCTCTAGTGGTGATGCAGACACTGTGCAAGCTGTAGATTCCTTTCTAGATTTTCTCAG AAACATGATTCCCTCAAATCTGGTGGAAGCTTGTTTCAGAAAG cATAAAACAGTTTATTCCAGTCGTGTTTCTCCAGGAAATGTCACCAATATGACTGAGAcaagtgaaaaca ATGACAGAGTACCTGAGCAAGGCACCTCAGACGGAGTCAATATTTTGGGTCTATTGTTCTTCTCTGTTGCCTTCGGCCTCACTCTGGGAAGTATGGGGACTGAGGGGAAACCTCTGAGGGATGTCTTCGAGTGCCTGAATAAAACCATTATGCGTCTAGTCCACATAGTCATCTG GTATTGTCCAGTGGGAACCCTCTTCCTGCTGGCAGGACAGATTGTGAAGATGACAGACGCCGGGGAGATTGGTCGTGGAGTTGCCTTTTACACTCTCACTGTGATCACTGGCCTGCTGATTCACAGCCTCTTCACTCTGCCCCTCATCTATTTCATGATCACAAGGAAGAATCCCCTCAGGTTTATGAGGGGTGTACTCCAGGCTCTGACCACTGCCTTTGGGACCTCATCAAG TTCTGCAACCCTACCTGTTACCCTTTACTGTATGGAAAATCATCACACCATGGACAAGCACGTGACACGCTTCATGCTCCCTATTGGGGCCACAATGAACATGGATGGTGTTGCGCTCTATGAATGTGTAGCTGCTTTATTCATTGCCCAGATTAATAAAATGGAGTTTAACCTGGGTCAGATCATTGTCCTCAG tttgATTGTCACAGCTACAAGCACTGGTGCAGCAGGCATCCCACAGGCTGGCATGGTGTCCATGTTGATTGTGTTGTCGTCAGTTGGACTTCCCAAAGAGGACATATCACTGCTCTTGATTTTTGACTGGATTCT GGATCGTCTACGGACTGTCACCAATGTGCTGGGTGACTGTATCGGCGTGGGTGTAGTGCAGCATCTGTCCAGACACGAGCTGCAGAGCTTTCCACTGTGA